In a genomic window of Nostoc sp. UHCC 0870:
- a CDS encoding peptidoglycan DD-metalloendopeptidase family protein gives MKRALKKRVKAVLENTPGSDDAPMDQLNVANNKANRRARTQVAMIGLAISMGATSLLVTRQSDQAQAAAPVGSQKAASTVPTASDNEVKFAPTKLGTPVVLSASVPENPVIVEPTAVSQLPGLEAKWQVLASGMSEPASTSETLSQNLVTYKTSIDQQEQESQQQQAKESVEELAKTNDINGEQTAFIKTQPQTEAADSAAASGEMNLQLKAQQEFALNRLQEKSNRLRKSLAELRSEESKDLSKDLSKNPSGLKQPTAIANQLPPLSINGTVIEQSPIPTNGNQDDLATSVKQPQAITIPVQPPAITAPIVAPKITAPSQQANYEVKPGDTLAAIANRYNTSVSELAKANGLSDPNQLKISQQLVIPVTQNPINRQYGINSEIASIPLNTTSINSQPITSQTPVLADNSDSNSLAVPTTATEDSENQANTPVEPETTANNPITQGIGGDTPVPRVFVEMQKPKKSTDRVASAKNERLRGLQAEIQRLQAKYRAQNAGNNAASETRDAAIPIPVATPNGLAVSRPVSNQTEFSIPIAVPTPLTPGYANQPVKPEFRATRPLNNEPINPEFLPNNGASQLKPSQNPSGIRIATPPAGVNASDSLGRMRGTTVSPAKLPPLAAVDQYLPRTIDESTPLPSDSSTAFTWPAKGVLTSGYGWRWGRMHRGIDIANGVGTPIVTASDGIVEKAGWNNGGYGILVDIRHPDGTLTRYAHNSKIFVRAGQQVQKGQHIANMGSTGFSTGPHLHFEIHTPGKGAINPIAMLPKNRI, from the coding sequence TTGAAACGAGCATTAAAAAAAAGAGTGAAGGCTGTGTTGGAAAATACCCCTGGCAGTGATGATGCCCCAATGGATCAACTAAACGTGGCGAACAATAAGGCGAATCGCCGAGCGCGGACACAAGTAGCCATGATTGGTTTAGCAATCTCGATGGGAGCAACCAGCCTTTTGGTGACTCGGCAAAGCGATCAAGCCCAAGCAGCAGCCCCTGTAGGTAGCCAAAAAGCCGCCTCTACCGTTCCTACAGCCTCTGATAATGAAGTGAAATTTGCTCCCACAAAACTGGGGACTCCTGTAGTCTTATCAGCAAGCGTGCCAGAGAATCCTGTCATAGTTGAACCGACAGCAGTTTCACAGTTACCTGGGCTTGAAGCTAAGTGGCAAGTTTTGGCAAGTGGAATGTCTGAGCCAGCTTCTACCTCAGAAACTCTTTCTCAAAATTTAGTAACTTACAAAACTTCCATAGACCAGCAAGAGCAAGAATCACAGCAACAGCAAGCCAAAGAGTCTGTAGAAGAGCTTGCTAAAACTAACGATATTAATGGTGAACAAACGGCATTTATAAAAACCCAGCCACAAACAGAAGCCGCAGATAGCGCAGCTGCTAGTGGTGAAATGAATCTTCAATTGAAGGCGCAGCAAGAATTTGCTCTTAATCGCCTGCAAGAAAAATCGAACCGTTTAAGAAAAAGTCTGGCGGAGTTGCGGTCTGAGGAGTCAAAAGATTTATCAAAAGATTTATCAAAAAATCCATCTGGCTTGAAGCAGCCAACAGCTATAGCCAATCAGCTACCACCTCTGAGTATTAACGGCACAGTTATCGAACAGTCACCAATTCCCACCAATGGGAATCAAGATGATCTGGCCACGAGCGTAAAACAGCCACAAGCGATTACTATTCCCGTGCAGCCACCAGCAATAACTGCACCAATAGTTGCACCAAAAATTACTGCGCCATCGCAACAGGCCAACTACGAAGTTAAACCAGGAGATACCCTAGCTGCGATCGCTAACAGATACAATACTTCTGTTTCAGAACTAGCTAAAGCCAACGGACTCAGTGATCCCAATCAGTTGAAAATTAGCCAACAATTGGTGATTCCTGTTACTCAAAACCCCATAAACAGACAGTACGGGATTAATTCTGAAATAGCTAGTATTCCGCTCAACACAACTAGCATTAATTCCCAACCTATTACTTCACAAACACCTGTTTTAGCTGATAACAGTGATAGCAACAGTCTCGCTGTGCCAACAACAGCAACTGAAGACAGCGAAAACCAAGCAAATACCCCAGTTGAGCCAGAAACAACTGCGAATAACCCCATCACTCAAGGTATAGGTGGTGACACACCTGTTCCCAGAGTTTTTGTAGAAATGCAGAAGCCGAAAAAGTCTACTGACAGAGTAGCCAGCGCAAAAAACGAGCGACTCCGTGGCTTACAAGCAGAAATTCAGAGATTACAAGCAAAATACCGCGCTCAAAATGCAGGAAATAACGCTGCGTCAGAAACAAGAGATGCTGCTATACCAATTCCTGTAGCTACTCCCAATGGCTTGGCAGTTTCTAGACCAGTTTCCAATCAAACAGAATTTTCTATCCCAATTGCTGTTCCTACTCCTTTAACACCTGGTTACGCTAACCAACCAGTTAAGCCGGAATTCCGTGCTACTCGGCCTCTAAATAATGAGCCAATTAATCCAGAGTTCTTACCTAACAATGGAGCTAGCCAGTTAAAACCATCCCAGAATCCATCAGGTATCCGAATCGCAACACCTCCGGCTGGTGTTAATGCTTCCGACTCTTTAGGAAGAATGAGAGGAACTACTGTTTCTCCAGCCAAGCTACCACCTTTAGCGGCGGTAGACCAATATTTACCCAGAACAATTGATGAAAGCACACCTCTTCCATCAGATTCGTCTACAGCCTTCACTTGGCCAGCAAAAGGTGTACTCACTTCTGGCTATGGTTGGCGTTGGGGAAGAATGCACAGAGGTATTGATATTGCCAACGGTGTGGGTACACCAATTGTTACAGCATCTGATGGCATTGTTGAGAAAGCTGGTTGGAATAATGGTGGTTATGGCATTCTTGTCGATATCCGTCATCCAGATGGCACATTAACTCGTTACGCTCACAACAGCAAAATTTTTGTAAGAGCAGGTCAGCAGGTACAGAAAGGACAGCATATTGCCAATATGGGTAGCACTGGTTTTAGCACCGGACCTCACCTACATTTTGAAATTCATACACCAGGTAAAGGAGCAATTAATCCTATAGCGATGCTACCTAAGAACCGCATATAG
- a CDS encoding tRNA (cytidine(34)-2'-O)-methyltransferase codes for MPQVVLVNPQIPPNTGNIARTCAATGTELHLVGPLGFEISDRYLKRAGLDYWPYVKLHYHKSLEAFKIAHQERGGRLLGFSVRGSSNYIQHQFQDDDWLLFGSETTGLAPEVLSICDAILHIPMAQPGVRSLNLSVSVAVGLFEARRQLGYLL; via the coding sequence ATGCCCCAGGTAGTTTTAGTTAATCCGCAAATTCCCCCCAATACAGGTAATATCGCCCGTACTTGTGCGGCGACAGGTACAGAGTTACATTTAGTCGGTCCTTTGGGATTTGAAATTAGCGATCGCTACCTTAAACGAGCCGGCTTAGACTACTGGCCTTACGTCAAGCTCCACTATCACAAATCCCTAGAAGCCTTTAAAATAGCGCATCAAGAGCGTGGAGGCAGATTATTAGGTTTTTCGGTTCGCGGCAGTTCTAATTACATTCAACACCAATTTCAAGATGATGATTGGTTATTGTTCGGCAGTGAAACCACTGGTTTAGCACCAGAAGTTTTATCTATTTGTGATGCTATCTTACACATTCCAATGGCTCAACCAGGTGTTCGCAGCTTGAATCTATCTGTCAGCGTGGCTGTAGGTTTATTTGAAGCGCGTCGTCAGTTAGGTTATTTACTGTAA
- a CDS encoding DUF5615 family PIN-like protein: protein MALQFYSNENFPIAMVSLLRSAGHDVLTSYEAGQANQGIPDDVVLQYATATGRILITENRQDFIDLHRTAPNHAGMIIFKHDRDYAGKVKAIIDFLDEDSRTLENRLLRVMKQNIKAVGQIFFVQEYAKKSIKASSSRK, encoded by the coding sequence ATGGCATTACAATTTTACTCCAATGAAAATTTTCCGATCGCAATGGTAAGCTTACTCAGATCGGCGGGACACGATGTATTAACTTCCTACGAAGCAGGTCAAGCAAATCAAGGGATTCCTGACGATGTTGTTTTGCAGTATGCCACAGCGACAGGTCGCATTTTGATTACGGAAAATCGCCAAGATTTTATCGATCTACATCGCACTGCACCAAATCATGCTGGCATGATTATTTTTAAACACGATCGTGATTATGCTGGGAAAGTCAAGGCAATAATTGATTTTTTGGATGAGGATAGTCGAACCTTAGAGAATCGTTTGTTGCGGGTTATGAAGCAAAATATAAAAGCAGTCGGACAGATTTTTTTCGTGCAAGAGTATGCTAAAAAAAGCATAAAAGCAAGCAGCAGCAGAAAATAA
- the rsmH gene encoding 16S rRNA (cytosine(1402)-N(4))-methyltransferase RsmH, with protein MNSHSANLPAIEEPTFSHLPVLPQDVITGLAIHPGGRYLDATVGGGGHSRLILEAVPDIQLTAIDQDEDALAAAQKELAEFGDRVRFIRSNFATYKFPVAGFDGILADLGVSSYHLDTPERGFSFRHTASLDMRMDQRQSLTAADVINEWDEKELADIFFKYGEERLSRRIAKRIVEKRPFHTTTELAEAIASCVPPKYRYGRIHPATRVFQALRIVVNDELKSLETFLETAPKALVTGGRIVIISFHSLEDRLVKHGLRNSPLLKVLTKKPIIATDAEISDNPRSRSAKLRIAERVVSGEW; from the coding sequence ATGAATTCTCATTCTGCCAACTTGCCAGCTATCGAAGAACCGACATTTTCCCATTTACCAGTGTTACCGCAGGATGTAATTACAGGGTTGGCAATACATCCTGGTGGACGTTATCTGGATGCAACGGTAGGGGGTGGTGGTCATAGTCGTTTGATTTTGGAGGCTGTACCGGATATACAGCTAACGGCTATTGACCAAGATGAGGATGCTTTAGCGGCAGCTCAAAAAGAGTTAGCAGAGTTTGGTGATAGGGTAAGGTTTATTCGCAGCAATTTTGCGACTTATAAGTTTCCTGTTGCCGGTTTTGATGGCATTCTCGCTGATTTGGGTGTGAGTTCTTATCACTTAGATACACCAGAACGAGGTTTTAGCTTTCGTCACACGGCTAGTTTAGATATGCGAATGGATCAAAGGCAATCTTTAACGGCTGCTGATGTGATTAATGAGTGGGATGAGAAAGAATTAGCGGATATTTTCTTTAAATATGGAGAGGAAAGACTCTCACGGCGTATTGCCAAGCGCATTGTCGAAAAACGCCCATTTCACACAACTACAGAATTAGCTGAGGCGATCGCAAGTTGTGTGCCGCCTAAATACCGCTATGGTAGAATTCATCCTGCTACCCGTGTGTTTCAAGCTTTGCGAATAGTGGTCAACGATGAGTTAAAGTCCCTAGAAACTTTTTTGGAGACTGCACCCAAAGCTTTAGTTACAGGTGGCAGAATCGTTATTATCAGTTTCCATAGTCTAGAAGACCGCTTAGTAAAGCATGGGTTACGTAATTCACCTTTGTTAAAGGTTTTAACTAAAAAGCCAATTATTGCGACTGACGCAGAAATTAGTGATAATCCGCGATCGCGTTCTGCCAAACTGAGAATAGCAGAGAGAGTGGTGAGTGGTGAGTGGTGA
- a CDS encoding DUF433 domain-containing protein, protein MNKRTQLLEVIAALPEELVDQALNYVQMLQNPIQITPGVCGGQARIRNTRIPVWTLVAYRQQGAPDEELLANYPGLTAEDLSAAWHYYEQNPEQIDQEIAQDDLV, encoded by the coding sequence ATGAATAAGAGGACTCAACTGCTCGAAGTAATTGCAGCTTTACCAGAGGAATTAGTTGACCAAGCATTGAATTACGTGCAAATGTTGCAAAATCCGATTCAGATTACACCTGGAGTTTGCGGGGGACAGGCACGAATTAGAAATACACGAATTCCCGTGTGGACTTTGGTAGCATATCGTCAACAAGGTGCGCCGGATGAAGAATTATTGGCAAATTATCCTGGATTGACTGCGGAAGATTTAAGTGCAGCTTGGCATTACTACGAACAAAATCCTGAACAAATCGATCAAGAAATTGCCCAAGATGATTTAGTTTAA
- a CDS encoding histone deacetylase family protein, with protein sequence MDLPIIYHPDYVAPLPEAHRFPMPKFQKLYELLLTEGVAHIEQFHTPTRPHSELIELVHTPDYVQGYCEGTLDAKAQRRIGLPWSPALANRTCVAVGGTILTAQLALSHGLACNTAGGTHHAFPSYGSGFCIFNDLAIACRVLQKQGLVQKILIVDLDVHQGDGTAFIFQDDDSVFTFSMHCEVNFPGTKQQSDLDVPLSVGMEDDAYLQTLAKYLPDLLSEIKPDLVFYDAGVDPHIGDRLGKLALTDTGIFRREMQVLSTCVSSGYPVACVIGGGYADDMKSLVWRHSLVHRAASQVYRQYKL encoded by the coding sequence ATGGATCTACCAATTATTTATCACCCTGATTACGTTGCACCATTACCTGAAGCTCATCGCTTCCCGATGCCAAAGTTCCAAAAACTCTATGAGTTACTGTTAACTGAAGGGGTGGCACACATAGAGCAATTTCATACACCAACACGTCCACACTCAGAGTTAATTGAGTTAGTTCACACCCCTGATTATGTCCAAGGTTACTGTGAAGGTACATTAGATGCTAAAGCACAACGTCGGATTGGCTTACCTTGGAGTCCAGCCTTAGCAAATCGTACCTGTGTGGCGGTGGGTGGAACAATACTCACAGCACAACTAGCACTTAGTCATGGTTTAGCTTGTAATACGGCTGGTGGGACGCATCACGCCTTTCCCAGTTATGGATCTGGTTTTTGTATTTTCAACGATTTAGCGATCGCTTGTCGCGTTCTCCAAAAACAGGGACTCGTGCAGAAAATCCTCATTGTGGATTTAGATGTCCATCAAGGAGACGGTACGGCGTTTATCTTCCAAGATGACGACAGTGTATTTACTTTCTCCATGCACTGTGAGGTTAATTTCCCAGGAACTAAGCAACAAAGCGATTTAGATGTTCCTCTATCTGTAGGAATGGAAGATGACGCTTATCTACAAACCTTGGCTAAATACTTACCAGACTTATTATCTGAAATCAAACCAGACTTAGTATTTTATGATGCTGGTGTTGATCCGCATATAGGCGATCGCTTAGGTAAACTAGCCTTAACTGATACCGGAATATTCCGTCGAGAAATGCAGGTGTTAAGTACCTGTGTCAGTTCTGGTTATCCCGTCGCCTGCGTAATTGGTGGTGGTTACGCTGATGATATGAAATCTCTAGTTTGGCGACACTCCCTAGTGCATCGCGCCGCTAGTCAGGTGTATCGCCAATATAAACTATAG
- the gshA gene encoding glutamate--cysteine ligase, producing MVLLKGFEIEMYTGTPQGEIVGLSDKIVADLDGFMREPDSRNVEYVTSPLHNYESLLCALLRPRRELRKYLQTLGDYTLIPGSTLSLGGSDRFMRSDPANPYHDYIENTYNTKVVTASVHINVGIDDPEVLMRACRLIRMEAPLFLALSASSPFIDGKATGYHSTRWAVFPQTPTYVPLFASHAHHIEWVEQQLLAGTMQNVRHLWVSVRPNGDRRPYDLNRLELRICDLVTDPIALLAITALLEARLLQLIENPDLDPLTQSIFSPEELITITTNNEIAAASGSLDAQLTHWQDGRTIIARDWIAELYAEVWAIAKEQGFSCFLSPLQKILRAGNEAQHWLQLHKIGLGTQQVITQAITATYEREIELQDKLCSSLAA from the coding sequence GTGGTCTTATTAAAAGGCTTTGAAATTGAAATGTACACAGGTACGCCTCAAGGGGAAATCGTCGGTCTCTCGGATAAAATTGTTGCAGACTTGGACGGGTTTATGCGAGAACCAGATAGCCGCAACGTAGAATACGTAACCAGCCCCTTGCACAATTATGAAAGCCTGTTATGTGCCTTGCTGCGTCCTCGGCGCGAATTGCGAAAATACCTGCAAACATTGGGAGACTACACTTTAATTCCGGGGAGTACCTTATCTTTGGGTGGTAGCGATCGCTTCATGCGTTCCGATCCAGCTAACCCCTATCACGATTACATCGAAAACACCTACAACACCAAAGTAGTCACCGCTAGCGTTCATATCAATGTAGGGATAGATGATCCAGAAGTGTTAATGCGGGCTTGTCGCTTGATTCGCATGGAAGCACCGCTATTTTTAGCCTTAAGTGCTTCATCTCCCTTCATAGATGGTAAAGCCACTGGTTATCATTCCACCCGTTGGGCTGTCTTTCCCCAAACGCCAACCTATGTACCACTGTTTGCAAGTCACGCCCATCATATCGAATGGGTAGAACAGCAACTACTCGCAGGGACAATGCAAAATGTCCGTCACTTGTGGGTATCAGTCAGACCAAATGGCGATCGCCGTCCTTATGATCTTAATCGCCTGGAATTAAGAATTTGTGATTTAGTGACAGATCCCATCGCTTTACTCGCAATCACCGCCCTATTGGAAGCGCGATTGTTGCAACTAATAGAAAATCCTGATTTAGATCCCTTAACCCAGAGTATTTTTTCTCCTGAAGAACTCATCACTATCACAACTAACAATGAAATAGCAGCCGCTAGTGGTAGCCTGGATGCTCAACTAACACATTGGCAAGATGGACGCACCATCATTGCTAGAGATTGGATAGCTGAACTTTATGCAGAAGTTTGGGCGATCGCCAAAGAACAGGGTTTTAGCTGTTTCCTTTCACCTTTGCAGAAAATCCTCCGCGCTGGGAATGAAGCCCAACACTGGCTACAACTGCATAAAATTGGTTTAGGCACTCAGCAAGTAATCACCCAAGCCATTACCGCAACTTACGAACGCGAAATAGAACTGCAAGATAAATTATGTTCGTCTCTAGCGGCTTAA